The following coding sequences lie in one Aspergillus luchuensis IFO 4308 DNA, chromosome 8, nearly complete sequence genomic window:
- a CDS encoding DUF3425 domain-containing protein (COG:S;~EggNog:ENOG410PQBQ;~InterPro:IPR021833;~PFAM:PF11905), whose amino-acid sequence MRARDASPQSANPHVIYVAEKLPDDDWYGVSDAKERRKRQNRLNQRVCRYKARLAQARSIPSNGHYHPVQTLQTPSNIESTGEPQSTQPHPGQDVEPELTTLTRFYTGHNGSEDSKATITTRNTRSTQAKIDALCAKMPSTDKVNILLQQLAKFHSSYQLNCPQADHLLSLTRMNVHRGFVANMATLGITWEWMKDDSISPFSLGRPGHDELVATTLPDSLRPTELQRLSPHHTWIDLFPCPIMRNNLIREGDDWDDEELCTDIMGFWDGTSTGPFGLIIWGEPSDPRSWEITEGFLKKWGRLIHGCVDLMWSTNHWRAKRGERPLFSMTKVYRQLGQT is encoded by the exons ATGAGGGCCCGCGACGCTTCCCCGCAGTCAGCAAATCCGCATGTCATCTATGTCGCTGAGAAACTCCCCGATGATGACTGGTACGGTGTATCGGATGCGAAGGAACGTAGGAAGCGCCAGAATCGGTTGAATCAGAGAGTCTGTC GCTATAAGGCAAGACTCGCGCAAGCCCGTTCTATCCCTTCGAACGGACACTACCATCCAGTCCAAACGCTTCAAACGCCCTCGAATATAGAGTCAACTGGCGAGCCACAAAGTACACAACCTCATCCGGGACAAGATGTAGAACCCGAACTCACAACCCTCACCCGCTTCTACACAGGCCATAATGGCAGCGAAGATAGCAAAGCAACAATAACCACCCGGAACACACGATCCACTCAAGCCAAAATCGATGCATTATGCGCTAAGATGCCTAGCACAGACAAAGTGAACATTTTACTACAACAATTAGCCAAGTTCCACTCCAGTTATCAGTTGAACTGCCCACAAGCAGaccatctcctctccctcacgaGGATGAATGTCCATCGCGGCTTCGTCGCAAACATGGCTACTCTTGGCATTACATGGGAATGGATGAAAGACGACTCGATATCTCCCTTCTCACTTGGGAGGCCTGGACATGATGAGCTTGTTGCTACGACTCTACCAGATAGTCTACGGCCCACGGAGCTTCAGCGCCTAAGTCCTCACCACACTTGGATTGACTTGTTTCCGTGTCCTATCATGAGGAATAATCTGATTCGGGAAGGTgatgactgggatgatgaggagttgTGTACGGATATCATGGGGTTCTGGGATGGAACTTCCACTGGACCCTTTGGGTTGATTATCTGGGGAGAGCCTTCTGATCCTAGAAGCTGGGAGATTACGGAAGGGTTCTTGAAGAAATGGGGCCGGTTGATACATGGGTGTGTGGATTTGATGTGGTCGACGAATCATTGGCGAgcgaagagaggagagaggccGTTGTTTTCGATGACCAAGGTGTATCGTCAACTAGGTCAGACATAG